A window from Candidatus Micrarchaeia archaeon encodes these proteins:
- a CDS encoding STT3 domain-containing protein, whose amino-acid sequence MFTFDPISLLLIIFFSAFIPGTLIALPFFKKVNLNLLEKLFLGFILGMVLPAFVLFLLSLIGIDFSFMLALSAILIITIIGAVWTYKEKAWEDLKMPNIKEIKEDYWKYIGYALLLIFIFLAFFIRVQSYSPIYQELDPYWYMYGTQQILTEGSVPLTDTTAWYPLVESSHRSVPVLQFIEASWYSLYTQGGVYDNYLLSVICSFYPPLVAGLLVFCAYLFCKKEFGNNWGLVAAGLMAFLPSTIMKMAAGVSEAQPMALFAMFFFLATLVLALKEKQKKLFVLAGLAASTVILGATSLTVVYLVFAGFFVLQSMLYFIHNQKDELYEFIKSMGILVLFILISVLLYNYYRFGNIVKGIKDTGTILSIGALVVSYILYHSLLKVKLNNLKRIVIPIGIFILIFILFFLPFTSDILKSLGEGFLRQATYDSPLWKTIQEQASAGISFEGYLGAIGADFGSCQKGADLSLGSFFCWINYIFRAFDVLFKHVFDLPLLETSFKNGGFTLIFLFGALLAFIYELYENIKTKKHISLFFLLFLFIFPISYVGLNKAKYSIYLSLAVVIAAVWTFAFICKVFDKFFKSKEGKYYAKLLILIIASLFVVSEFFSFLPDNPTMAQSVLSVSLETRYQDNPEALMEKFERLCDKTGDQNLCNAVLNKNHWNSSINNRYNQQLCLYSIFSEEEILGNQTISNARQIGASLKCSKIADYWISSMEWISEETPNTDSTRIISWWDYGHWINFFGERNTVLRNEHSSHEMIERTAFAYLHGNETDLINTMKDYGSEYALFDSELLLSGSSFGGKYGALNYLGCAYLNETTVLNDPGQSECEQNNLWEEVYLPTEPDLTEICTISYEENKKGTIGYYGGLTVVQTQEGTQQYRAYLTDKKYCISEKGVMYFLDKKDDEGNLIIQGGILQPQGTIYSTKGDVVLKATVIYMDENYTITDAQNNTITINNWENRVESFYDSNLYKAFILDELEGFEKVYDNGNVKIFKKK is encoded by the coding sequence ATGTTTACATTTGATCCAATAAGTTTATTATTAATAATATTTTTTTCAGCTTTTATTCCAGGCACTTTAATTGCATTACCTTTTTTCAAAAAGGTTAATTTAAATTTATTAGAAAAATTATTTTTAGGATTTATTTTAGGTATGGTATTACCTGCGTTTGTATTATTTTTATTATCTTTAATAGGAATTGATTTTTCCTTTATGCTTGCTTTAAGCGCAATATTAATTATAACTATAATAGGCGCTGTTTGGACTTATAAAGAAAAAGCTTGGGAAGACCTTAAAATGCCAAATATAAAAGAAATTAAAGAAGATTATTGGAAATATATTGGTTATGCGCTTTTATTGATTTTTATATTTTTAGCATTCTTTATAAGAGTTCAATCTTATTCTCCAATTTATCAAGAATTAGATCCCTATTGGTATATGTATGGGACACAGCAGATTTTAACGGAAGGTTCTGTTCCTTTAACTGATACTACTGCTTGGTATCCTTTGGTTGAAAGTTCACATAGATCTGTTCCAGTTTTGCAATTTATAGAAGCTTCTTGGTATTCCTTATATACACAAGGAGGCGTTTATGATAATTATTTATTATCTGTTATTTGTTCATTTTATCCCCCATTAGTAGCAGGATTATTAGTATTTTGCGCTTATTTGTTTTGTAAAAAAGAATTTGGAAATAATTGGGGTTTAGTAGCAGCAGGTTTAATGGCTTTTTTACCTTCAACAATAATGAAAATGGCTGCTGGTGTTTCAGAAGCACAGCCAATGGCTCTTTTTGCAATGTTTTTCTTTTTAGCTACTTTAGTTTTAGCTCTTAAAGAGAAACAAAAGAAATTATTTGTTTTAGCAGGATTAGCAGCTTCAACAGTTATTTTAGGTGCAACTTCATTAACAGTTGTTTATCTAGTATTTGCTGGATTTTTTGTTTTACAATCAATGTTATATTTTATACATAATCAAAAAGATGAATTATATGAATTTATAAAATCAATGGGAATTTTAGTTTTATTTATTTTAATCTCTGTTTTATTATATAATTATTATAGATTTGGAAATATAGTTAAAGGAATAAAAGATACAGGTACAATTTTATCAATTGGGGCTTTAGTGGTTTCTTATATTTTATATCACTCATTATTAAAAGTAAAATTAAATAATTTAAAAAGGATAGTAATTCCAATTGGTATTTTTATTTTAATTTTTATTTTATTCTTTTTGCCTTTTACTTCAGATATTTTAAAATCATTAGGAGAAGGATTTTTAAGACAAGCAACTTATGATTCTCCTTTATGGAAAACAATTCAAGAACAAGCATCAGCAGGAATATCTTTTGAAGGTTATTTAGGTGCAATAGGTGCTGATTTTGGTTCATGTCAAAAAGGAGCAGATTTATCATTAGGTAGTTTCTTTTGCTGGATAAATTATATATTTAGGGCATTTGATGTTTTATTTAAACACGTGTTTGATTTACCTTTATTAGAGACTTCTTTTAAAAATGGTGGATTTACATTAATATTTTTATTTGGTGCATTATTAGCATTTATTTATGAATTATATGAAAATATTAAGACAAAAAAACATATTAGTTTATTTTTCTTATTATTTTTATTTATATTTCCAATTTCATATGTTGGATTGAATAAAGCAAAATATTCTATTTATTTATCATTAGCAGTTGTTATTGCTGCTGTTTGGACTTTTGCTTTTATTTGTAAAGTGTTTGATAAATTCTTCAAAAGCAAAGAAGGAAAATATTATGCTAAATTATTAATTTTAATAATTGCATCCTTATTTGTTGTCTCAGAATTTTTTTCATTTTTACCAGATAATCCAACAATGGCGCAATCAGTTTTATCTGTATCATTAGAAACAAGATATCAAGATAATCCAGAAGCATTAATGGAAAAATTTGAAAGATTATGTGATAAAACAGGAGATCAAAATTTATGTAATGCAGTTTTAAATAAAAATCATTGGAATTCATCAATAAATAATAGATATAATCAACAACTTTGTTTATATTCTATATTTTCTGAAGAAGAAATATTAGGAAATCAAACTATTTCAAATGCAAGACAAATTGGTGCTTCTTTAAAATGTTCTAAAATCGCTGATTATTGGATAAGTTCAATGGAATGGATCTCAGAAGAAACACCTAATACGGATTCAACAAGAATTATCTCTTGGTGGGATTATGGACACTGGATTAATTTCTTTGGAGAAAGGAATACTGTTTTAAGAAATGAACATAGTTCTCATGAGATGATTGAAAGAACTGCATTTGCTTATTTACATGGAAATGAAACAGATCTTATTAATACTATGAAAGATTATGGTTCTGAATATGCATTATTTGATTCAGAATTATTATTAAGTGGAAGTTCTTTTGGGGGAAAATATGGGGCTTTAAATTACTTAGGTTGTGCTTATTTAAATGAAACAACAGTATTAAATGATCCAGGCCAATCTGAATGCGAACAAAATAATCTATGGGAAGAAGTATATCTTCCAACAGAACCAGATTTAACTGAAATCTGTACTATTTCATATGAAGAAAATAAAAAAGGAACAATTGGGTATTATGGGGGCTTAACAGTTGTTCAAACCCAAGAAGGCACTCAACAATACCGTGCTTATTTAACAGATAAAAAATATTGTATATCTGAAAAAGGAGTTATGTATTTCTTAGATAAAAAAGATGATGAAGGTAATTTAATTATACAAGGAGGGATATTACAGCCACAAGGAACAATATATTCAACAAAAGGAGATGTAGTATTAAAAGCAACAGTTATTTATATGGATGAAAATTATACAATTACAGATGCGCAAAATAATACCATAACAATAAACAATTGGGAAAATAGAGTAGAAAGTTTTTATGATTCAAATCTTTACAAAGCATTTATTTTAGATGAATTAGAGGGCTTTGAAAAAGTTTATGATAATGGAAATGTTAAGATATTTAAGAAGAAGTAA
- a CDS encoding nucleotidyl transferase AbiEii/AbiGii toxin family protein, which yields MMTKEELIELTKKTKMKLYQQEKHYMQTIILNAIYSKIGKELVFKGGTALMFFYGIERFSEDLDFTLNGEIDINKIKKEIMLKLELLNFKPEIKDIKTKTGINFRISVQGPLYTSEISRCYVKIEISDRQDIKLKPILKEISPYYNEIPPFTVFIMNPVEITSEKIRAIIKRNYARDVYDLYYLIKKEYRPKKELVNIKMEYYNEKFDLKIFKKALQNKKEIWNSELDSILLNNIPSFIECKKTILTNLFGDEND from the coding sequence ATGATGACAAAAGAAGAATTAATAGAATTAACTAAAAAAACAAAAATGAAACTTTATCAACAAGAAAAACATTATATGCAAACTATAATCCTCAATGCAATTTATTCAAAAATTGGTAAAGAACTTGTTTTTAAAGGAGGAACTGCATTAATGTTTTTTTATGGAATTGAAAGATTTTCTGAGGATTTAGATTTTACATTAAATGGTGAAATTGATATTAATAAAATAAAAAAAGAAATTATGTTAAAACTAGAATTACTTAATTTTAAACCAGAAATTAAAGATATAAAAACAAAAACAGGAATAAATTTTAGAATAAGTGTTCAAGGGCCTTTATATACTTCTGAAATAAGCAGATGTTATGTAAAAATAGAAATTAGTGATAGACAAGACATAAAATTAAAACCAATTTTAAAAGAAATCTCTCCTTATTATAATGAAATTCCTCCATTTACAGTTTTTATTATGAATCCAGTAGAAATAACAAGTGAAAAAATAAGAGCAATAATAAAAAGAAATTATGCAAGAGATGTTTATGATTTATATTACCTAATAAAAAAAGAGTACAGACCAAAAAAAGAATTAGTTAATATAAAAATGGAATATTATAATGAAAAGTTTGATTTAAAAATATTTAAAAAAGCTCTACAAAATAAAAAAGAAATTTGGAATTCAGAATTAGATTCAATATTATTGAATAATATTCCGTCATTTATTGAATGTAAAAAAACTATTTTAACTAATTTATTTGGGGATGAAAATGATTAA
- a CDS encoding PHP domain-containing protein — MIKLDLHIHTIYSKDSLNSLEDIIKTCEEKNIIPAITDHDSIKAVEKIKQKYPNFRFIPGIEIKTKEGEIIGLFCSKKINPGLTAKKTIELIHKQKGLAIAVHPFSKYRNGLNNKKLIKTCDIIEVFNSRSTKEENQKAEEFAIKHKMIKCVGSDAHFIFEIGNAYQEIENFKDSKDFLKKLKKAKFYKKQSPIYVHGTTTIIKYYKKLRGIKNE, encoded by the coding sequence ATGATTAAATTAGATTTACATATTCACACTATATATTCAAAAGATTCCTTAAATTCATTAGAAGACATAATAAAAACATGTGAAGAAAAAAATATAATACCTGCAATAACAGACCATGATTCTATAAAAGCAGTAGAAAAAATAAAACAAAAATATCCTAATTTTAGATTTATACCGGGAATTGAAATTAAAACAAAAGAAGGAGAAATAATCGGATTGTTTTGTAGTAAAAAGATAAATCCTGGTTTAACTGCTAAAAAAACTATTGAATTAATACACAAACAAAAAGGATTAGCAATAGCAGTTCATCCATTTTCAAAATATAGGAATGGGTTAAATAATAAAAAATTGATTAAAACGTGTGATATTATAGAAGTATTTAACAGCAGATCAACAAAAGAAGAAAATCAAAAAGCAGAAGAATTTGCAATAAAACACAAAATGATCAAATGTGTTGGAAGTGATGCGCATTTTATATTTGAAATTGGAAATGCTTACCAAGAAATAGAAAATTTTAAAGACTCAAAAGATTTTCTAAAAAAATTAAAAAAAGCTAAATTCTATAAAAAACAATCTCCTATATATGTTCATGGAACTACTACAATAATAAAATATTATAAAAAATTAAGAGGAATAAAAAATGAATGA
- a CDS encoding NAD(P)/FAD-dependent oxidoreductase — protein MNDVHIIGAGPVGCFSAIYALKNNLDILISEEHKEIGLPVKCSGLISQKAVDFLSKEINIKKCIKRKFTKAEVNFGKDKIELNAKQPMFLIDRKLFDILCAEKAEKEGVKIELNKKIKNNYKANTIIGADGPLSNTAEYFNFPKINKFISTQQAIIKNKNENVIQIFLSQKYIPGFFGWSIPQNEEEEEIGLGIRLPNNGKTAMDYLKKKLSIKQKLNLIGGLIPHEIRKTTYKRIDKKEIILVGDSAGQVKRTTGGGIYYGCLCAKIAGENINQLKTYENTWREKYEKDLKMLSFIRSFMNIQNDLTLKAGLKSFKVLGIERLIEKHGDPDSMESIINSIIKRN, from the coding sequence ATGAATGATGTCCACATAATTGGAGCAGGACCAGTAGGATGCTTTTCAGCAATTTACGCATTAAAAAATAATTTAGATATTTTAATTTCTGAAGAGCATAAAGAAATAGGATTACCTGTTAAATGCTCTGGATTAATATCTCAAAAAGCAGTAGATTTTTTATCTAAAGAGATAAATATAAAAAAATGTATAAAAAGAAAATTCACAAAAGCAGAAGTTAATTTTGGAAAAGATAAAATTGAATTAAACGCAAAGCAACCGATGTTTTTAATTGATAGAAAATTATTCGATATTTTATGTGCTGAAAAAGCAGAAAAAGAAGGAGTTAAAATAGAATTAAATAAAAAAATAAAAAACAATTACAAAGCAAACACAATTATTGGTGCAGACGGCCCTTTATCAAATACGGCAGAATATTTTAATTTTCCTAAAATAAATAAATTTATTTCAACACAGCAGGCAATAATAAAAAATAAAAATGAAAATGTAATACAAATATTTTTATCTCAAAAATATATACCTGGATTTTTTGGATGGAGTATACCTCAAAATGAAGAAGAAGAAGAAATAGGATTAGGAATTAGATTACCAAATAATGGTAAAACAGCTATGGATTATTTAAAAAAGAAGCTAAGTATAAAACAAAAATTAAATTTAATTGGTGGATTAATTCCACATGAAATAAGAAAAACTACATATAAAAGAATAGATAAAAAAGAAATAATTTTAGTAGGAGATTCAGCTGGGCAAGTAAAAAGAACCACAGGTGGAGGAATTTACTATGGGTGTTTATGTGCTAAAATAGCTGGTGAAAATATTAATCAATTAAAAACTTATGAAAATACTTGGAGAGAAAAATATGAAAAAGATTTGAAAATGCTTTCATTTATAAGAAGTTTTATGAATATTCAAAATGATTTAACATTAAAAGCAGGGTTAAAGAGTTTTAAAGTTTTGGGAATAGAAAGATTAATAGAAAAACACGGAGACCCAGATTCAATGGAGTCTATAATTAACAGTATAATAAAGAGGAATTAA
- the uppS gene encoding polyprenyl diphosphate synthase: MEKPTHIAIIPDGNRRWAKENKLDYILGHKKGTEVLRQLLDWTGELNIPILSIWGFSTENFNRNENEVNYLFNLFNEKIDEYLKEHEKYKAKIRFIGDRSKFSKEFTKKIEKVEELTKNNKDFQLNILLNYGGREEIIKIIKELKNTKEETTEKLIEDHLYTNGIPDPDLIIRTSGEKRLSGLMPWQSVYSELYFINKLWPDFTKEDLEKAIEEYGNRKRRFGK, encoded by the coding sequence ATGGAAAAACCAACACATATTGCAATTATACCTGATGGAAATAGAAGATGGGCAAAAGAAAATAAATTAGATTATATTTTAGGACATAAAAAAGGAACTGAAGTTCTAAGACAATTATTAGATTGGACAGGAGAATTAAATATACCTATATTAAGTATTTGGGGTTTTTCAACTGAAAATTTTAATAGAAATGAAAATGAAGTAAATTATTTATTTAATTTATTTAATGAAAAAATTGATGAATATCTAAAAGAACATGAAAAATATAAAGCAAAAATAAGATTCATTGGAGACAGAAGTAAATTTTCTAAAGAATTCACAAAAAAAATTGAAAAAGTAGAAGAATTAACAAAAAACAATAAAGATTTTCAATTAAATATTTTATTAAATTATGGAGGAAGAGAAGAAATTATAAAAATAATAAAAGAATTAAAAAATACTAAAGAAGAAACTACTGAAAAATTAATAGAAGACCATCTATATACTAATGGAATTCCTGATCCAGATTTAATAATACGAACCTCTGGAGAAAAAAGATTAAGTGGTTTAATGCCCTGGCAGTCAGTATACAGCGAATTATATTTTATAAATAAATTATGGCCAGATTTTACAAAAGAAGATCTAGAAAAAGCCATTGAAGAATATGGAAATAGAAAAAGAAGGTTTGGAAAATGA
- a CDS encoding DUF192 domain-containing protein, whose protein sequence is MIIQIDEIANTFFSKVRGLMFRKNPKRILFIFDKEGIYSIHSFFVFFKFDAIYLDKNMKIVEIFKNIKPFTPLIKPTKKAKYLLEMEVESVKKLNLHKNITIKTK, encoded by the coding sequence ATGATTATCCAAATAGATGAGATAGCAAATACATTTTTTTCAAAGGTAAGGGGTTTAATGTTCAGAAAAAATCCTAAAAGAATATTATTTATTTTTGATAAAGAAGGTATCTATTCCATTCACTCTTTTTTTGTGTTTTTTAAATTTGATGCTATTTATTTAGATAAAAATATGAAAATCGTAGAAATTTTTAAAAACATAAAACCATTTACTCCTTTAATAAAACCTACTAAAAAAGCTAAATATTTGTTGGAAATGGAAGTAGAAAGTGTTAAAAAGCTTAATTTACATAAAAATATCACTATTAAAACAAAATAG
- a CDS encoding ATPase, T2SS/T4P/T4SS family: MLGWVIKKEEVDYVLNLPKLSIDEEKVIYEVETLFKEASKYEDIDSKEKAREKIKKIIKLHLTDNHIQADNDQLEYLTETATAHIFGFGFLDKLLQDDNIEEIAIIGLDKPVYVYLRDKGWQKTNGYFTDLDLILDIINKMARQLGRRITYQNPKLSAILPDGSRLHASIPTISNTEITIRKTKENPFTILDLINYKTINEEALALLWVFMQADLSVLISGNTASGKTTSLNALFSFIPLNERVLITEETPEINIPHEHKVNMIANYELGISISSLVSDNLRMRPDRVIVGEVRNTEEVQALIDTILSGQARGSYATFHAQSAHETLRRLHSLGVLDIDLQSIDLIIVQRRMMKYDIKKRESKEIRRIIEISEVDKENPMKTNYLFEYDYEKDILKKKYKNSMLIEKIRKSLGLTEEELEEELRIRTEFLKKIKKQNLNFVDSVKEIQNFVFKK, from the coding sequence ATGCTAGGTTGGGTAATAAAAAAAGAAGAAGTAGATTATGTCTTAAACTTACCAAAACTAAGTATTGATGAAGAAAAAGTTATTTATGAGGTAGAAACTCTATTCAAAGAAGCTTCGAAATACGAAGACATAGATTCAAAAGAAAAAGCAAGAGAAAAAATAAAAAAAATAATTAAATTACATTTAACAGATAATCATATTCAAGCAGATAATGACCAATTAGAATATTTAACAGAAACTGCAACTGCACATATTTTTGGTTTTGGGTTTTTAGATAAATTACTACAAGATGATAATATTGAAGAGATTGCAATAATAGGATTGGATAAACCTGTTTATGTATATTTAAGAGATAAAGGATGGCAAAAAACTAATGGATATTTTACAGATTTAGATCTAATATTAGATATAATTAATAAAATGGCAAGACAATTAGGGAGAAGAATTACATATCAAAATCCAAAATTAAGTGCTATTTTACCAGACGGCTCAAGATTACATGCATCTATTCCTACTATTTCAAATACAGAGATAACAATAAGAAAAACAAAAGAGAATCCATTTACTATATTAGATCTAATAAATTATAAAACTATAAATGAGGAAGCATTAGCTTTATTATGGGTATTCATGCAGGCTGATTTATCAGTATTAATTTCAGGAAATACTGCAAGTGGAAAAACAACCTCTTTAAATGCATTATTTTCATTCATTCCATTAAATGAAAGAGTTTTAATTACTGAAGAAACACCAGAAATAAATATACCACACGAACACAAAGTCAATATGATTGCAAATTATGAATTGGGAATATCAATAAGTTCTCTAGTATCTGATAATTTAAGAATGAGACCAGATAGAGTAATTGTTGGAGAAGTAAGAAATACAGAAGAAGTACAAGCATTGATAGACACGATTTTAAGCGGACAAGCAAGAGGCAGTTATGCTACTTTTCACGCCCAATCTGCACATGAAACTTTAAGAAGACTGCATTCATTGGGAGTATTAGATATTGATTTACAATCAATTGATTTAATTATTGTTCAAAGAAGAATGATGAAATATGATATCAAAAAAAGAGAATCAAAAGAAATAAGGAGAATAATAGAAATATCTGAAGTTGATAAAGAAAATCCTATGAAAACAAACTATTTATTTGAATATGATTATGAAAAAGACATTCTAAAAAAGAAATATAAAAATTCAATGTTAATTGAAAAAATTAGAAAAAGTTTAGGGTTAACAGAAGAAGAATTAGAAGAAGAATTAAGAATAAGAACTGAATTTTTGAAAAAAATTAAAAAACAAAACTTAAATTTTGTGGATTCTGTAAAAGAAATACAAAATTTTGTCTTTAAAAAGTGA
- a CDS encoding type II secretion system F family protein: MKLEKIVKKFENIPLRRLFSEKSLETLKIDIKKADLNFEPRTFMCFCLASSLLLGSIIFFILTVIGFFMYGIIIGLIFFAISFFGLKSIPKIEKKKRAELFEADLPLVLRSIAIQLEINMAFEKTIEYVVDSKYNISYEFERVLKEIKAGASIPKAFTHMTERIESTIIKRAINQLIITYERGGKGDSLKRIANELIDIQFSKLKEFESKLSFIGLMFIAVACLIPAFFQIFIIIGGMMLPINIEPIHLWIMFLFVFPFFDLIIIFIIKLKTPTATDLRNSNIKKDIHQIERYLNEINFPFKFKKLMIISIILSSILGIIFIYLSLTFSNLFIVFAFLAFLFPILIYLYLSYKIEKRTLQMEHSLPDLLFQAASFQKGAGTEEPIKQMSRYDYGPLSKEYSIAYRQIKAGLSIETALTNMYERNASPLIERANKMLIYGFQTGADMYQALRETAEDMFSLFSLIRERRAVLSLQKYTILIGGAILVPLILGIVMQVVGGLNLSLIMDYLGQKVDTKAIYETSLMVIPIYLIIYSLLSSYMIADQEGEPKKAIIYFMFMAIISFLLFNIFSSTPLIS, from the coding sequence ATGAAATTAGAAAAAATTGTTAAAAAATTTGAAAATATTCCATTAAGACGTCTTTTTTCTGAAAAATCATTAGAAACTTTAAAAATAGATATTAAAAAAGCAGATTTAAATTTTGAACCAAGAACATTTATGTGTTTTTGTTTAGCTTCTTCGTTATTATTAGGAAGTATAATTTTCTTTATACTAACAGTAATTGGATTTTTTATGTATGGTATAATTATTGGATTAATATTTTTTGCAATTTCTTTTTTTGGATTGAAATCAATACCAAAAATAGAAAAAAAGAAAAGAGCAGAATTGTTTGAAGCAGATTTACCTTTAGTTTTAAGATCAATTGCAATTCAATTAGAAATTAATATGGCTTTTGAAAAAACAATTGAATATGTTGTAGATTCAAAATACAATATTTCATATGAATTTGAAAGAGTTCTAAAAGAAATAAAAGCAGGTGCAAGTATACCAAAAGCATTTACTCATATGACAGAAAGAATTGAATCTACAATTATAAAAAGAGCAATAAATCAATTAATAATTACTTATGAAAGAGGAGGAAAAGGAGATTCATTAAAAAGAATAGCAAATGAATTAATTGATATTCAATTTTCAAAATTAAAAGAATTTGAATCTAAATTATCATTTATTGGATTAATGTTCATAGCTGTTGCATGTTTAATTCCTGCTTTTTTTCAAATATTTATAATAATTGGGGGAATGATGCTTCCAATAAATATAGAACCAATACATTTATGGATAATGTTTTTGTTTGTTTTTCCTTTTTTTGATTTGATAATCATCTTTATTATAAAATTAAAAACCCCAACTGCAACAGACTTAAGAAATTCCAATATAAAAAAGGATATTCATCAAATTGAAAGATATTTAAATGAAATAAATTTCCCATTTAAATTTAAAAAATTAATGATTATTTCAATTATTTTATCAAGTATTCTTGGAATTATTTTTATTTATCTCTCTTTAACTTTTTCTAATTTATTTATAGTCTTTGCTTTTTTAGCTTTCTTGTTTCCTATTTTAATTTATTTATATCTATCATATAAAATAGAAAAAAGAACTTTGCAAATGGAACATTCATTGCCTGATTTATTATTTCAAGCTGCCTCATTCCAAAAAGGTGCTGGAACAGAAGAACCAATAAAACAAATGTCTAGATATGACTATGGTCCCCTATCAAAAGAATATTCAATTGCATACAGACAAATAAAAGCAGGATTAAGTATTGAAACTGCTTTGACAAATATGTATGAAAGAAATGCTTCACCATTAATTGAAAGAGCAAATAAAATGCTTATTTATGGTTTTCAAACAGGCGCAGATATGTATCAAGCTTTAAGAGAAACTGCTGAAGATATGTTCTCTTTATTTTCATTAATAAGAGAAAGAAGGGCAGTATTATCTTTACAAAAATATACTATTTTAATTGGCGGTGCTATCTTAGTTCCATTAATTTTAGGAATTGTAATGCAGGTAGTTGGCGGATTAAATCTAAGTTTAATAATGGATTATTTAGGTCAAAAAGTAGATACCAAAGCAATTTATGAAACAAGTCTTATGGTGATTCCTATTTACTTAATTATATACTCATTATTATCAAGTTATATGATTGCTGATCAAGAAGGAGAACCAAAAAAAGCAATTATATATTTTATGTTTATGGCAATTATTTCATTTTTATTATTTAATATCTTCTCATCTACTCCTTTAATCTCTTAA
- a CDS encoding PAC2 family protein, with protein sequence MAIEFIITEKKPGLTKPILLEGLPGLGLVGTIAANYMVEKLKMKPYGYIISEKFPPLIAVHNHVPEYPIRLYYSKQHNLIVLLSEFIIPLSAVKELSDEIYTFCKKEKVKQIISLGSINIKGAQDTVYIITSDKKDLEKIKKLKKVELIKEGATTGVTAMLLAKGAVEKLPVISLLAEANPEYVDPKAASMVLQTLNSLLNLKICTAQLDKEAKEMEKRIEEIIHKGQDAQKQYKEIEGGDNFSSMYG encoded by the coding sequence ATGGCGATAGAATTTATTATAACTGAAAAAAAACCAGGATTAACAAAACCAATTTTACTTGAAGGTTTACCTGGATTAGGACTCGTTGGAACAATTGCTGCAAATTATATGGTAGAAAAATTAAAAATGAAACCTTATGGTTATATAATAAGTGAAAAATTTCCTCCTTTAATCGCTGTCCATAATCATGTTCCTGAGTATCCAATAAGACTTTACTATTCAAAACAACATAATTTAATTGTATTATTATCTGAATTTATAATCCCCTTATCTGCAGTAAAAGAACTATCTGATGAGATATATACTTTTTGTAAAAAAGAGAAAGTAAAACAAATAATTTCTTTAGGTAGTATAAATATTAAAGGAGCACAAGATACAGTATATATAATAACAAGTGATAAAAAAGACCTTGAAAAGATAAAAAAATTAAAAAAAGTTGAACTAATAAAAGAAGGAGCAACAACTGGAGTTACTGCAATGTTATTGGCGAAGGGAGCTGTTGAGAAGTTACCTGTAATATCTTTATTAGCAGAAGCTAATCCAGAATACGTTGACCCAAAAGCAGCTTCAATGGTATTACAAACTTTAAATTCTTTATTAAATTTGAAAATATGTACTGCACAATTAGATAAAGAAGCAAAAGAAATGGAAAAAAGAATTGAAGAGATTATACATAAAGGACAAGATGCACAAAAACAATACAAAGAAATAGAAGGTGGAGATAATTTTTCAAGTATGTATGGTTGA